In Pseudophryne corroboree isolate aPseCor3 chromosome 3, aPseCor3.hap2, whole genome shotgun sequence, a genomic segment contains:
- the LOC135054694 gene encoding zinc finger protein 585A-like isoform X1: protein MMENHQPLTSLDGPSNRDTPERCPRPLYSQDCTEENHRIPQEDQDEDLTNIKVEDIEGEEETYVTDMKAEDIEGEEETYVTDMKAEDIEGEETYVTDMKAEDTEGEEETYVTDMKAEDIEGEEETYVTDMKAEDIEGEETYVTDMKAEDIEGEEETYVTDMKAEDIEKEEETYVTDMKAEDIEGEEETYVTDMKAEDIEGEEETYVTDMKAEDIEGEEEMYVTDMKAEDIEKEEETYVTDMKAEDIEGEEETYVTDMKAEDIEGEEETYVTDMKAEDIEGEEEMYVTDMKAEDIEGEEETYVTDMKAEDIEGEEETYVTDMKAEDIEGEEETYVTDMKAEDIEGEEEMYVTDMKAEDIEGEEETYVTDMKAEDTEGEETYVTDMKAEDIEKEEETYVTDMKAEDIEGEEETYVTGMKAEDIEGEEEPYVRGDQQCKEEEIPTDTSTDGCNRRNIWQEHLPLSPDCEIEDHITRDSPVEIPITSVMHSVIRSTDMTFDPIYYKECSDRANTKCFTQDTKLITHQLDKIFPCSECVKCFTRKSHLITHERSHTGEKPFPCSECGKCFTQKSHLVIHERRHTGERPFTCSECGKCFIEKSHLVTHERIHTGVKLYSCSECGKCFTYKSYLVIHQRSHTGEKPYSCSECGNSYTHKSDLIIHERSHTGEKPFPCPECGKCFTQKSHLVRHERIHTGDKLYSCSECGKCFTQRSGLVIHERSHTGEKLFPCSECRKCFTRKSDLIIHERSHTGEKPFTCTECGKCFSQKSRLVIHERRHTGERPFTCSECGKCFIEKSHLTTHERSHTGDNPYSCSECGKCFAQKSSLVIHERLHTGEKPFQCSECGKCYAQKSALITHERIHTGERPFPCSECRKCFTKKSDLTIHERSHTGKKPFPCPECGKCFTQKSHLVRHERIHTGDKLYSCSECGKCFTQRSDLVIHEKSHTGEKLFPCSECRKCFTQKSYLIIHERSHTGEKPFTCTECGKCFSQKSRLVIHERCHTGEKPCSCSECGKCFTYKSNLVIHQRSHTGEKPYSCSECGNCFTRKSNLFLHKRSHTGEKPYSCTECGKCYAKKSILVQHERVHTGVKLFSSFEVEKRFTHKSHLVIHQRSHTGVKPFPCSECGKCFSQKSVLVRHKKSHTGEKPFPCPECGKYFSQKSVLVRHKKSHTGEKPFPCFECGKCFSQKSVLVRHQRSHTGEKPFPCSECGKCFSQKSDLVKHERSHTGEKPYSCFDLG from the exons GATGAAGATCTGactaatattaaggtagaagatatagagggagaagaagagacgtatgtgactgatatgaaggcagaagatatagagggagaagaagagacgtatgtgactgatatgaaggcagaagatatagagggagaagagacgtatgtgactgatatgaaggcagaagatacagagggagaagaagagacatatgtgactgatatgaaggcagaagatatagaaggagaagaagagacgtatgtgactgatatgaaggcagaagatatagagggagaagagacgtatgtgactgatatgaaggcagaagatatagagggagaagaagagacgtatgtgactgatatgaaggcagaagatatagagaaagaagaagagacatatgtgactgatatgaaggcagaagatatagaaggagaagaagagacgtatgtgactgatatgaaggcagaagatatagagggagaagaagagacatatgtgactgatatgaaggcagaagatatagaaggagaagaagagatgtatgtgactgatatgaaggcagaagatatagagaaagaagaagagacatatgtgactgatatgaaggcagaagatatagaaggagaagaagagacgtatgtgactgatatgaaggcagaagatatagagggagaagaagagacatatgtgactgatatgaaggcagaagatatagaaggagaagaagagatgtatgtgactgatatgaaggcagaagatatagagggagaagaagagacgtatgtgactgatatgaaggcagaagatatagaaggagaagaagagacgtatgtgactgatatgaaggcagaagatatagagggagaagaagagacatatgtgactgatatgaaggcagaagatatagaaggagaagaagagatgtatgtgactgatatgaaggcagaagatatagagggagaagaagagacgtatgtgactgatatgaaggcagaagatacagagggagaagagacgtatgtgactgatatgaaggcagaagatatagagaaagaagaagagacgtatgtgactgatatgaaggcagaggatatagagggagaagaagagacgtatgtgactggtatgaaggcagaagatatagagggagaagaagagccgtatgtgagaggtgatcagcagtgtaaggaggaggaaatccctacagataccagcacag ATGGCTGTAACAGAAGAAATATATGGCAGGAACATCTCCCTTTATCTCCAGACTGTGAAATAGAAGATCACATCACAAGAGATTCTCCAGTAGAAATCCCTATAACCTCAGTTATGCATTCAGTAATACGTAGTACAGATATGACATTTGATCCCATTTATTATAAGGAATGTTCTGATAGAGCAAATACCAAATGCTTTACACaggacacaaagcttattacccatcagctagataagatatttccatgttctgagtgtgtgaaatgttttacacggaaatcacatcttattacccatgagagaagtcacacaggtgagaagccatttccatgttctgagtgtgggaaatgttttacacagaaatcacatcttgttatacatgagagaagacacacaggtgagaggccatttacatgttctgagtgtgggaaatgttttatagagaaatcacatcttgttacacatgagagaattCATACAGGTGTGAAACTAtactcatgttctgagtgtgggaaatgttttacatataaatcatatcttgttatacatcagagaagtcacacaggtgagaagccgtattcatgttctgagtgtgggaatagTTATACACATAAATCAGACCTAataatacatgagagaagtcacacaggtgagaagccttttccatgtcctgagtgcgggaaatgttttacgcagaaatcacaccttgttagacatgagagaattcacacaggtgacaaACTatattcatgttctgagtgtgggaaatgttttacacagagatcaggtcttgttatacatgagagaagtcacacaggtgagaaattatttccatgttctgagtgtaggaaatgttttacacggaaatcagacctaattatacatgagagaagtcacacaggtgagaagccatttacatgtacagagtgtgggaaatgtttttcacagaaatcacgtcttgttatacatgagagaagacacacaggtgagaggccatttacatgttctgagtgtgggaaatgttttatagagaAATCACATCTTActacacatgagagaagtcacacaggtgacaacccatattcatgttctgagtgtgggaaatgttttgcacagaaatcaagccttgttatacatgagagattacacacaggtgagaaaccatttcaatgttctgaatgtgggaaatgttatgcacagaaatcagctcttattACACATGAGAGAatacacacaggtgagagaccatttccatgttctgagtgtaggaaatgttttacaaagaaatcagacctaactatacatgagagaagtcacacaggtaagaagccatttccatgtcctgagtgcgggaaatgttttacgcagaaatcacaccttgttagacatgagagaattcacacaggtgacaaACTatattcatgttctgagtgtgggaaatgttttacacagagatcagatcttgttatacatgagaaaagtcacacaggtgagaaattatttccatgttctgagtgtaggaaatgttttacacagaaatcatacctaattatacatgagagaagtcacacaggtgagaagccatttacatgtactgagtgtgggaaatgtttttcacagaaatcacgtcttgttatacatgagagatgtcacacaggtgagaaaccatgctcctgttctgagtgtgggaaatgttttacatataaatcaaatcttgttatacatcaaagaagtcacacaggtgagaagccatattcatgttctgagtgtggaaattgttttacacggaaatcaaatctttttctacataagagaagtcacacaggtgagaagccatattcatgtactgagtgcgggaaatgttatgCAAAGAAATCCattcttgttcaacatgagagagtTCACACAGGTGTGAAATTATTTTCAAGTTTTGAGGTTGAGAAACgttttacacataaatcacatcttgttatacatcagagaagtcacacaggtgtgaagccttttccatgttctgagtgcgggaaatgtttttcacagaaATCAGTTTTGGTTAGACataagaaaagtcacacaggtgagaagccatttccatgtcctgagtgtgggaaatatttttcaCAGAAATCAGTTTTGGTTAGACacaagaaaagtcacacaggtgagaagccatttccatgttttgagtgtgggaaatgtttttcacagaaatcagttttggttagacatcagagaagtcacacaggtgaaaagccatttccatgttctgagtgtgggaaatgtttttcacagaaatcagatctggttaaacatgagagaagtcacacaggtgagaagccatattcatgCTTTGATTTAGGGTAG
- the LOC135054694 gene encoding zinc finger protein 585A-like isoform X2, giving the protein MKAEDIEGEEETYVTDMKAEDIEGEETYVTDMKAEDTEGEEETYVTDMKAEDIEGEEETYVTDMKAEDIEGEETYVTDMKAEDIEGEEETYVTDMKAEDIEKEEETYVTDMKAEDIEGEEETYVTDMKAEDIEGEEETYVTDMKAEDIEGEEEMYVTDMKAEDIEKEEETYVTDMKAEDIEGEEETYVTDMKAEDIEGEEETYVTDMKAEDIEGEEEMYVTDMKAEDIEGEEETYVTDMKAEDIEGEEETYVTDMKAEDIEGEEETYVTDMKAEDIEGEEEMYVTDMKAEDIEGEEETYVTDMKAEDTEGEETYVTDMKAEDIEKEEETYVTDMKAEDIEGEEETYVTGMKAEDIEGEEEPYVRGDQQCKEEEIPTDTSTDGCNRRNIWQEHLPLSPDCEIEDHITRDSPVEIPITSVMHSVIRSTDMTFDPIYYKECSDRANTKCFTQDTKLITHQLDKIFPCSECVKCFTRKSHLITHERSHTGEKPFPCSECGKCFTQKSHLVIHERRHTGERPFTCSECGKCFIEKSHLVTHERIHTGVKLYSCSECGKCFTYKSYLVIHQRSHTGEKPYSCSECGNSYTHKSDLIIHERSHTGEKPFPCPECGKCFTQKSHLVRHERIHTGDKLYSCSECGKCFTQRSGLVIHERSHTGEKLFPCSECRKCFTRKSDLIIHERSHTGEKPFTCTECGKCFSQKSRLVIHERRHTGERPFTCSECGKCFIEKSHLTTHERSHTGDNPYSCSECGKCFAQKSSLVIHERLHTGEKPFQCSECGKCYAQKSALITHERIHTGERPFPCSECRKCFTKKSDLTIHERSHTGKKPFPCPECGKCFTQKSHLVRHERIHTGDKLYSCSECGKCFTQRSDLVIHEKSHTGEKLFPCSECRKCFTQKSYLIIHERSHTGEKPFTCTECGKCFSQKSRLVIHERCHTGEKPCSCSECGKCFTYKSNLVIHQRSHTGEKPYSCSECGNCFTRKSNLFLHKRSHTGEKPYSCTECGKCYAKKSILVQHERVHTGVKLFSSFEVEKRFTHKSHLVIHQRSHTGVKPFPCSECGKCFSQKSVLVRHKKSHTGEKPFPCPECGKYFSQKSVLVRHKKSHTGEKPFPCFECGKCFSQKSVLVRHQRSHTGEKPFPCSECGKCFSQKSDLVKHERSHTGEKPYSCFDLG; this is encoded by the exons atgaaggcagaagatatagagggagaagaagagacgtatgtgactgatatgaaggcagaagatatagagggagaagagacgtatgtgactgatatgaaggcagaagatacagagggagaagaagagacatatgtgactgatatgaaggcagaagatatagaaggagaagaagagacgtatgtgactgatatgaaggcagaagatatagagggagaagagacgtatgtgactgatatgaaggcagaagatatagagggagaagaagagacgtatgtgactgatatgaaggcagaagatatagagaaagaagaagagacatatgtgactgatatgaaggcagaagatatagaaggagaagaagagacgtatgtgactgatatgaaggcagaagatatagagggagaagaagagacatatgtgactgatatgaaggcagaagatatagaaggagaagaagagatgtatgtgactgatatgaaggcagaagatatagagaaagaagaagagacatatgtgactgatatgaaggcagaagatatagaaggagaagaagagacgtatgtgactgatatgaaggcagaagatatagagggagaagaagagacatatgtgactgatatgaaggcagaagatatagaaggagaagaagagatgtatgtgactgatatgaaggcagaagatatagagggagaagaagagacgtatgtgactgatatgaaggcagaagatatagaaggagaagaagagacgtatgtgactgatatgaaggcagaagatatagagggagaagaagagacatatgtgactgatatgaaggcagaagatatagaaggagaagaagagatgtatgtgactgatatgaaggcagaagatatagagggagaagaagagacgtatgtgactgatatgaaggcagaagatacagagggagaagagacgtatgtgactgatatgaaggcagaagatatagagaaagaagaagagacgtatgtgactgatatgaaggcagaggatatagagggagaagaagagacgtatgtgactggtatgaaggcagaagatatagagggagaagaagagccgtatgtgagaggtgatcagcagtgtaaggaggaggaaatccctacagataccagcacag ATGGCTGTAACAGAAGAAATATATGGCAGGAACATCTCCCTTTATCTCCAGACTGTGAAATAGAAGATCACATCACAAGAGATTCTCCAGTAGAAATCCCTATAACCTCAGTTATGCATTCAGTAATACGTAGTACAGATATGACATTTGATCCCATTTATTATAAGGAATGTTCTGATAGAGCAAATACCAAATGCTTTACACaggacacaaagcttattacccatcagctagataagatatttccatgttctgagtgtgtgaaatgttttacacggaaatcacatcttattacccatgagagaagtcacacaggtgagaagccatttccatgttctgagtgtgggaaatgttttacacagaaatcacatcttgttatacatgagagaagacacacaggtgagaggccatttacatgttctgagtgtgggaaatgttttatagagaaatcacatcttgttacacatgagagaattCATACAGGTGTGAAACTAtactcatgttctgagtgtgggaaatgttttacatataaatcatatcttgttatacatcagagaagtcacacaggtgagaagccgtattcatgttctgagtgtgggaatagTTATACACATAAATCAGACCTAataatacatgagagaagtcacacaggtgagaagccttttccatgtcctgagtgcgggaaatgttttacgcagaaatcacaccttgttagacatgagagaattcacacaggtgacaaACTatattcatgttctgagtgtgggaaatgttttacacagagatcaggtcttgttatacatgagagaagtcacacaggtgagaaattatttccatgttctgagtgtaggaaatgttttacacggaaatcagacctaattatacatgagagaagtcacacaggtgagaagccatttacatgtacagagtgtgggaaatgtttttcacagaaatcacgtcttgttatacatgagagaagacacacaggtgagaggccatttacatgttctgagtgtgggaaatgttttatagagaAATCACATCTTActacacatgagagaagtcacacaggtgacaacccatattcatgttctgagtgtgggaaatgttttgcacagaaatcaagccttgttatacatgagagattacacacaggtgagaaaccatttcaatgttctgaatgtgggaaatgttatgcacagaaatcagctcttattACACATGAGAGAatacacacaggtgagagaccatttccatgttctgagtgtaggaaatgttttacaaagaaatcagacctaactatacatgagagaagtcacacaggtaagaagccatttccatgtcctgagtgcgggaaatgttttacgcagaaatcacaccttgttagacatgagagaattcacacaggtgacaaACTatattcatgttctgagtgtgggaaatgttttacacagagatcagatcttgttatacatgagaaaagtcacacaggtgagaaattatttccatgttctgagtgtaggaaatgttttacacagaaatcatacctaattatacatgagagaagtcacacaggtgagaagccatttacatgtactgagtgtgggaaatgtttttcacagaaatcacgtcttgttatacatgagagatgtcacacaggtgagaaaccatgctcctgttctgagtgtgggaaatgttttacatataaatcaaatcttgttatacatcaaagaagtcacacaggtgagaagccatattcatgttctgagtgtggaaattgttttacacggaaatcaaatctttttctacataagagaagtcacacaggtgagaagccatattcatgtactgagtgcgggaaatgttatgCAAAGAAATCCattcttgttcaacatgagagagtTCACACAGGTGTGAAATTATTTTCAAGTTTTGAGGTTGAGAAACgttttacacataaatcacatcttgttatacatcagagaagtcacacaggtgtgaagccttttccatgttctgagtgcgggaaatgtttttcacagaaATCAGTTTTGGTTAGACataagaaaagtcacacaggtgagaagccatttccatgtcctgagtgtgggaaatatttttcaCAGAAATCAGTTTTGGTTAGACacaagaaaagtcacacaggtgagaagccatttccatgttttgagtgtgggaaatgtttttcacagaaatcagttttggttagacatcagagaagtcacacaggtgaaaagccatttccatgttctgagtgtgggaaatgtttttcacagaaatcagatctggttaaacatgagagaagtcacacaggtgagaagccatattcatgCTTTGATTTAGGGTAG